The DNA region GCCGACTCGCCTGCCGCCGTTTCCCTTGCCGGATCCTTTTGGGCGGGCTGGGCGGGCGCCGGTTCAGGCTTGGCTGCTTCCGGTTTCGGCGGGGGCGTGTCGGCCGGGGCGGCGGCGCGCGGCTTCGGGGCTGCGGCGGGTGCCGTGGCCGGAACCGACGGAGGTTCCGGCACCTTCAGCACCGGCGGCGGGTTGGCCGGCAGGGCGGCAACCGGCGGCGGCGGCGCGGCGGATGCCGCGGGCGGCGGTGCAGAGGGAGGCGCCGAATGCGGTGCTGCGGTCTGGCCCGCCGGCCGGCCGATCATCGCCTCCGGTGCGCCGCCATTGGATGCCGCGCCATTGGCCGGGGCCGCATTCGACGGTGCATTTGAAGGCGCGCGGGTGATGGCGGGGGCAGGCACCATCGGTGCCGAGGAGTCGGCCGTCGTCTCCGGCACGTCGCTGCCAGAACCGAGGACGACCACGGCGACGGCGATGCCGCCGGCAGCCAGCAGGGCCAGCGCGATCTTGCCCACCGGCAGGCTGCGGCCGGCCGGCTCCTCCTCCTCGTCCTCGATGTCGTCGGCCTGCGGATCGGCCCGCAGGTCCTCGTTCAAGGCGCGAAGCAGCTTGGCGATGTCCTCGTTCTCCGGCGGGGGAGCCTCGGAAGGTTTGCCGTTGGCCTTCATCTCGTCCTTGAAAGTCGGTGTCGTCAGGGTGGGGGCCTGACGGGGCGGGGGCTTGAGCGTCACGGGGGACCTGCGCTTGCCCGTCACGGCGGGCCGGCTGGAAACGACAAGGGGCCTTCCGGCGGACGGGGCCGTGGGACACGGACCGGCGGCGGAAAGCCCCTTCTCCTTATCGTATTTTGCCGCCCCATCAAACCGCCAAGCGGTCGCGCCCGGCGGTCGGGCGATACGAAAGAAGGGACTTCCCGCCGGGGGTGTTCATCCCCGCCGGATCAGCCCTGCTGCGGCTTGGCCGGGTCGGCCGGCGGCTGGGGCTGGGGCGCGGTGGACGCGGTCGGCTGGGCGGCCGGATTGATCGCGGCGGGCGGCACCTGGGTGGTGGCGTTCGTGGCCGCGGTCTTCTCGTCCTCCTCGTCCTTCAGGCCGGACTTGAAGGCCTTCACGCCCTTGGCGATGTCGCCCATCACGTTGGGCAGCTTGCCGGCGCCGAACAGGAGAAGCACGATGACCAGAACGATCAACCAGTGCCAGATGCTGAAACTGCCCATCGATCAATACCTCTGCAATTCGGTCGGAGCGGACGACGTCGCGATCGTCCCCCCAATGTGAGTGCCTCCTCCGCGCCGCACAAGAGGCGGTCAGGCGGTCGGGCCGCTTTCCGCCGGTTCCTCCGGCACTTGGTGACGCATGATCAGCGGCGCCTGGAACGCACTGAACAGCAGGGTCAGCGGCATGATGCCGAACACCTTGAAGTTGACCCATATGTCGGTGGGAAAGTTCCGCCACACCGCCTCGTTCAGCACCGCCAGCACCAGGAAGAACCAGGCCCAGCGGATGCTGAGCGTCCGCCATCCCTCGTCCGACAGGTTCAGCACCGTGCCGAGCAGGCGCTTCATCACGTTGCGGCGCATCGCATGCGCGACGAACAGCACGGCGGCGAACAGCAGGTTGACCAGCGTCGGCTTGATCTTGATGAACAGGTCGTCCTGCAGCCACAGCGTCAGGCCGCCGAACAGCAGCACGAAACCGGCACCGACCACCGGCATGATCGGAATCCGCCGCTCCAGCCGCCAGGACACCGCGACTGCGATGGTGATGGCGACCATGAAGACCGCGGTGCCGGTCATGATGCCGGCCTGGGAGTTGGCGACGAAGAAGGCGGCGAGCGGGCCGGCCTCGATCGCCAGTCGTGCGAACTGGTTCATTCCCCTGACATAGCCCGAACCGGCTCCCCGTGAAAGGGGCGAATGTTGGCGTGCGGGACATTCGGATGGGTGATGCCGGCTCTCAGAACTGCGCCGACAGCCGCAGCGAGCCGTAATTGGTCAGCGACTTCTGCCCGCGGAACTCCGGCGTCTGCAGCGTCTGGGCATAGGTCAGGCCGTAGCGCCCATAGCGCAGGGTCAGGCCGGCCTGCATGCTGCCGACCAGGGGGTGCTTGTCGACCGACCGGCTGTCGCGAAAGCTGTTGCCGTCCAGGAAGATGTTGCGCGCCACCGCCCGGCCCTCGGCGCTGGCGTAGAGATACCAGGAGAAGCGGCCCGGCCGTTCCGAATAGGGCGTGTCCTGATAGGGGATGCTGGCGGTCGGGCGGCTCACCAGAGCCCCTACCGGCGGCGGCATGTTGCCGCCCAGCCGGACGGTGGCGCCCGCACCGGCGAAGGTCAGCACATTGCCAAGGCTGCCGGCGACATGGGGACTGACGTCCCATTCCAGCGCCCCGAGCGTGTTCGGCTTCTCGTTGCGCCAGACATGTTCGTAGCTCAGCACCACGCCCGGCTCGTCGCGCAGCTGGTAGTTCCAGCCCTCGGGGTATGTTGCACCGTCGACGATCCTGTGGACCGCCTTCTGCGTCTGCTCCGCCAGCGAGGACGGACCGACGATGCCGAGATCGAGGTCGATGCGGTCCACCGCCGTCGGCGCCTCGTTCAGCACCGACACCCGGCCATAGAGCCAGCCGGCATAGGGCCGGTCGGTCGGATCGGGGTTGCGCGCCGACAGGCTGCTCGGCGTGTAGATGTTCTGGCCGAAGGCGAAGCCGTAGCGGCGCATCCCGCCCGGCTCGATCCACGGCACCAGATCGGCCAGCCAGTCGATGCTGCCGTAGGTCGGGCGCGCGCCGGAGAAATAATAGAACTGGAAACCGTTCGAGTAATAGCGGTCGGTGCCGCCGCCGAACAGGTCGTTGTCGATCCAGAAACCGATCGCCGGGCCGGAGGCGGCGGGCGCATCGCCGGACGGCGGGGCCGCTTCCTGTGCTCCCGCTTCCGGCACCGCCGCCAGCAGGGCCATTGCCGGCAGGACCACGGCCAACATTGCCGGCACCCGGCCGCTGTTCATCACCATTCAGGCACGCTCCATCCGTTCCGCAGGATAACGGGGCAGATGGGGAGCATGTTGCGCCGGAATGCGACTTCTTTGGAGGTAGTGGCCGGCGGCGGTGGCCTCACACCGCCGCCTGCAGCACCGCCGCCGCCTCGTCCAATGTCATGTCGATGCGCCTGATGCCGTGCAGCTCCAGGAAGCGGGCCTCGTTCTTCGACAGCTCGCCGGGGATCACCGCCCAATGGCTGTCGGAGGAGCGCTTGGCGATCTGGCGGGCGAAGGTGCGCTGGATCTCATGGTCGAAGCGGCAGCCCAGGAACAGGAAATGGCGGCCGGCGCGGCGATCCTGGACGATGGCGGGAATCGGGGTCTGGATGTCGATCTCCGTCAGGATCTCGACATAGTCGCTGTCGGAGATCAGGTAGTTGCCGGCCGGCGTCACCGCGCCCGACGGCTTGTAGAGCACCGTCTGCCAGCCCGCCGCCGCCTCGGCCGTTGTCTCCGACCCGTCGGGAGCGTAGTAGCGCACCCATTCGCCGGTCGATTGCGGATGGGACACGCCCTGGATCTGGCCCCAGGTCCGCTCAGTGGCCGCGCTCAGCAGCGTGTCCAGCACATTGTCGTACCACACGTCGACCACCAGCGGCGGGGCCGGGATCGCGGCCAGCAGGTTGTGGACGGCGGTGGCCGGCACCGTCTGGCGGAAGATCTCGTTGAGGATGATTTCCAGCGTCTTGCGGTGTTTGCGGGTTTCGATGAACTGGGCGACCGCGGTCAGGTTGCTGCGGATGCGGCCGGGGGCGGCGACCTTGGCGTTCAGCCGTTGCACCAGCTCCGCCGAGTTGCGCGGGATCGGGCATTGGTCCGGCGGCAGCAGGGAGAAGGCGCCCGGGCCGAGATAGGGCACCACCTGCTGTGCGGCCAGCGCCGCCGCGATGTCGGCCAGCGCCGCCGCGGCGTCGGGGACCGTGACGGAGTCGGGGTCGGTTGCGATGGTGGTGTCGGTCATGGAAAACCCTTCCCTGATGTCTTCGGAGCCCTGGACCGAAATCCGGATTCAAAGCCCTGGTTTTAAAGGTAGATGGCGGCGCCGGCCCCGGTGTTGACGCTGGAGTCCTTCAGCGTCTCGACGATGAAGGCGACCTGGTCCCTGGTGATCTTGCGGTGCAGCGGCAGGGCCAGCACGCGGTCGGCCGTCTTGGTGCAGACCGGGCAGGCATGGCGGCCGGCGCCCTGGTTGCCCAACCGCTCGATGTAATATTGCTGGGTGTGCAGCGGCTGGCCGTAGTCGCTGGCGTCGA from Azospirillum thiophilum includes:
- a CDS encoding SPOR domain-containing protein, which gives rise to MTLKPPPRQAPTLTTPTFKDEMKANGKPSEAPPPENEDIAKLLRALNEDLRADPQADDIEDEEEEPAGRSLPVGKIALALLAAGGIAVAVVVLGSGSDVPETTADSSAPMVPAPAITRAPSNAPSNAAPANGAASNGGAPEAMIGRPAGQTAAPHSAPPSAPPPAASAAPPPPVAALPANPPPVLKVPEPPSVPATAPAAAPKPRAAAPADTPPPKPEAAKPEPAPAQPAQKDPARETAAGESADTGSLQAMLAPPKEAKRPPAATATPAAPAAPPAAKASATATPPAGRYTVQVGTFQMTANADSLAHRLQGSGFQAYTVDWTDGSNRSWRAVRVGGFADPAAAKREAEQLKSKMGLNPVVVTAR
- a CDS encoding twin-arginine translocase TatA/TatE family subunit yields the protein MGSFSIWHWLIVLVIVLLLFGAGKLPNVMGDIAKGVKAFKSGLKDEEDEKTAATNATTQVPPAAINPAAQPTASTAPQPQPPADPAKPQQG
- a CDS encoding septation protein A, coding for MNQFARLAIEAGPLAAFFVANSQAGIMTGTAVFMVAITIAVAVSWRLERRIPIMPVVGAGFVLLFGGLTLWLQDDLFIKIKPTLVNLLFAAVLFVAHAMRRNVMKRLLGTVLNLSDEGWRTLSIRWAWFFLVLAVLNEAVWRNFPTDIWVNFKVFGIMPLTLLFSAFQAPLIMRHQVPEEPAESGPTA
- a CDS encoding lipid A deacylase LpxR family protein translates to MVMNSGRVPAMLAVVLPAMALLAAVPEAGAQEAAPPSGDAPAASGPAIGFWIDNDLFGGGTDRYYSNGFQFYYFSGARPTYGSIDWLADLVPWIEPGGMRRYGFAFGQNIYTPSSLSARNPDPTDRPYAGWLYGRVSVLNEAPTAVDRIDLDLGIVGPSSLAEQTQKAVHRIVDGATYPEGWNYQLRDEPGVVLSYEHVWRNEKPNTLGALEWDVSPHVAGSLGNVLTFAGAGATVRLGGNMPPPVGALVSRPTASIPYQDTPYSERPGRFSWYLYASAEGRAVARNIFLDGNSFRDSRSVDKHPLVGSMQAGLTLRYGRYGLTYAQTLQTPEFRGQKSLTNYGSLRLSAQF
- a CDS encoding SIR2 family NAD-dependent protein deacylase, whose product is MTDTTIATDPDSVTVPDAAAALADIAAALAAQQVVPYLGPGAFSLLPPDQCPIPRNSAELVQRLNAKVAAPGRIRSNLTAVAQFIETRKHRKTLEIILNEIFRQTVPATAVHNLLAAIPAPPLVVDVWYDNVLDTLLSAATERTWGQIQGVSHPQSTGEWVRYYAPDGSETTAEAAAGWQTVLYKPSGAVTPAGNYLISDSDYVEILTEIDIQTPIPAIVQDRRAGRHFLFLGCRFDHEIQRTFARQIAKRSSDSHWAVIPGELSKNEARFLELHGIRRIDMTLDEAAAVLQAAV